A genomic region of Rhodanobacter sp. contains the following coding sequences:
- the asnB_1 gene encoding asparagine synthase (glutamine-hydrolyzing) yields the protein MCGIGGILMNQHEGSAEAVAHRVQAMLSAMRHRGPDGQAEYVDGNIGVGANRLAIRGIERGQPPLFVHESGVVVACNGEIDNHRTLRKELAWRGHATESSSDIAVIAPLYLEEDLGFLERLDGVFALALWDPRQQRLILARDRTGERHLYYATSAQGIAFASELAALQIAAPGHAGVDRSSVARYLQSGYCPAPGTLFEQQFKLCPGEMIVRERNKTRYMRYWTPPFGKKPVSPPDASTFDALFRQAIARQTDVDVDYGVLLSGGLDSSLITAVTRQVRPSRPLKAYCVRFEESSFDETGSADAVARLYDFPLTTVTLGASQVPQMLRHLIRTTGEPLADPAWLPLHLVTGRASQDVKMLLAGEGADELFGGYPTYLGALWSSRYEKLPAPLRVAAQRLVAALPVSDKKVSLSFLLKKFIAGQAHGGLARHLLWNANLSPEWIERLGMDGPATQAEQHGLSLLDLVQGHDFQHSLPDALMAKADRGGMCHGLEIRAPFLDRTVVEYASTLPADARIRRLRTKAFLKDYARRYLPAEIVERRKRGLSVPLGQWLRGPLHDWAMASLSGEALRNIGIRTDAALALMEEHLQRKGDHARGLWNLIVLSEWLEWARQARSDATSEADTSVHAAWLRASSF from the coding sequence ATGTGCGGCATTGGCGGCATCCTGATGAACCAGCACGAAGGTTCTGCCGAGGCGGTCGCGCACCGGGTGCAGGCCATGCTTTCGGCCATGCGCCACCGCGGACCCGACGGGCAGGCCGAGTACGTCGACGGGAACATCGGCGTGGGCGCCAACCGGCTCGCGATACGCGGCATCGAACGGGGGCAGCCGCCGCTGTTCGTGCACGAGTCCGGCGTGGTCGTGGCCTGCAACGGCGAGATCGACAATCACCGCACCCTGCGCAAGGAACTCGCCTGGCGAGGCCACGCGACCGAGTCGAGCAGCGACATTGCCGTCATCGCGCCGCTCTACCTCGAAGAGGACCTCGGCTTCCTCGAACGACTCGATGGCGTGTTCGCGCTGGCGCTGTGGGACCCGCGCCAGCAGCGCCTGATCCTTGCCAGGGACCGCACCGGCGAAAGGCACCTGTACTACGCCACCTCAGCGCAGGGGATTGCGTTCGCGTCGGAACTCGCCGCCTTGCAGATCGCCGCGCCAGGACATGCCGGGGTGGATCGGTCGTCCGTGGCGCGCTATCTCCAGTCGGGCTACTGCCCGGCGCCGGGCACGTTGTTCGAGCAACAGTTCAAGCTCTGCCCCGGCGAGATGATCGTGCGGGAGCGAAACAAGACGCGCTACATGCGTTACTGGACACCGCCCTTCGGCAAGAAGCCGGTGTCGCCGCCGGATGCATCCACCTTCGACGCCCTGTTCCGCCAGGCCATCGCGCGGCAGACCGATGTCGATGTGGATTACGGCGTGCTGCTCAGCGGCGGCCTGGACTCGTCGCTGATCACGGCCGTGACGCGCCAGGTACGGCCCTCGCGCCCGCTCAAGGCCTACTGCGTCCGGTTCGAGGAAAGCTCGTTCGACGAAACAGGCAGCGCCGATGCCGTCGCGCGCTTGTACGATTTCCCGCTCACCACGGTCACGCTCGGTGCGTCGCAGGTGCCGCAGATGCTCAGGCACCTCATCCGCACCACCGGCGAGCCGTTGGCCGACCCCGCATGGCTCCCGCTTCACCTGGTGACCGGGCGCGCTTCGCAGGACGTGAAAATGCTGCTGGCGGGCGAAGGCGCGGACGAACTCTTCGGCGGTTATCCCACCTATCTCGGCGCGCTGTGGTCGTCGCGCTACGAGAAGCTGCCGGCTCCGCTGCGCGTGGCCGCCCAGCGCCTCGTTGCGGCGCTTCCGGTCAGCGACAAGAAGGTCTCGCTGTCTTTCCTGCTCAAGAAATTCATCGCCGGACAGGCGCACGGCGGCCTTGCGCGCCACCTGCTGTGGAACGCGAATCTGTCGCCGGAGTGGATCGAGCGACTGGGCATGGACGGCCCGGCAACCCAGGCCGAGCAACACGGGCTGTCCCTGCTCGACCTTGTGCAGGGCCACGATTTCCAGCACTCGTTGCCGGATGCGTTGATGGCCAAGGCCGATCGCGGCGGCATGTGCCACGGGCTGGAAATCCGCGCCCCCTTCCTCGACCGCACCGTGGTCGAATACGCCAGCACGCTCCCGGCCGACGCCAGGATCAGGCGGCTGCGCACCAAGGCGTTCCTGAAAGACTATGCGCGCCGTTACCTTCCGGCGGAAATCGTCGAACGCCGGAAACGCGGCCTCTCGGTTCCGCTCGGCCAATGGCTGCGCGGCCCGCTCCACGACTGGGCCATGGCAAGCCTGTCGGGCGAAGCGTTACGCAACATCGGCATCCGCACCGATGCGGCCCTCGCGTTGATGGAGGAACACCTGCAGCGCAAGGGCGACCACGCGCGCGGCCTGTGGAACCTCATCGTGCTGTCCGAGTGGCTGGAGTGGGCCCGGCAAGCGCGCAGCGATGCTACGTCGGAAGCCGATACATCCGTGCATGCGGCATGGTTGCGGGCGTCTTCGTTCTAG
- a CDS encoding sigma-54 dependent transcriptional regulator, with translation MSAKRILIVDDEAKMRRILELSLKAMGHAVVEANDGVEALSAVEQQPIDLVLTDLRMPRLDGIGLLAALRERNIDVPVIVMTAYGTIDTAVAAMKLGAVDYIIRPFEMETVEMAVARALAMQAVQRENLFLREEISRGWGEFVGTSATMQSLYALVRQLAPTRSNAFIVGDTGTGKELVARAIHAASGRKGLFVPINCAAIPAELLESELFGHVKGAFTGAIRDRVGKCELASGGTIFFDEITEMPANLQVKLLRVLQEGSIEKVGANGTIPVDLRVVSATNRDPRQAVESGALRQDLYFRLNVVRIDVPRLRDRRGDIALLAGHFLQKHALELGRAVPRLEPQALQCLEAYEWPGNVRELENIMERAVVLCRGEQITCDHLPAELVKPSAAPLAASSTDESPGDGSLALDLKAQVEKLECKLIEEALQRSASNKAAAARLLGISERTLWYKLKAYRVGG, from the coding sequence ATGAGCGCCAAACGCATCCTCATAGTGGATGACGAAGCCAAGATGCGGCGCATCCTCGAACTGTCGCTCAAGGCGATGGGGCATGCCGTGGTCGAGGCCAACGACGGCGTCGAGGCTCTGTCGGCGGTCGAGCAGCAGCCCATCGACCTTGTGCTGACCGATCTTCGCATGCCGCGCCTGGACGGCATCGGATTGCTCGCCGCGCTGCGCGAACGGAACATCGACGTGCCGGTCATCGTGATGACCGCATACGGCACCATCGATACCGCCGTGGCCGCGATGAAGCTCGGCGCCGTCGACTACATCATCCGGCCGTTCGAGATGGAGACGGTCGAGATGGCGGTCGCCAGGGCGCTGGCGATGCAGGCCGTGCAACGCGAGAACCTTTTTCTGCGCGAAGAGATTTCGCGCGGCTGGGGCGAGTTCGTCGGCACCAGCGCCACGATGCAATCGCTTTACGCGCTGGTGCGCCAGCTGGCACCGACGCGAAGCAACGCCTTCATCGTCGGAGATACCGGCACGGGCAAGGAGCTGGTGGCGCGTGCCATCCACGCAGCGTCCGGGCGCAAGGGCCTGTTCGTGCCGATCAACTGCGCGGCCATCCCCGCCGAGTTGCTGGAGAGCGAGCTTTTCGGCCACGTCAAAGGTGCGTTCACCGGCGCCATCCGCGACCGCGTCGGCAAATGCGAACTGGCCAGCGGCGGGACGATCTTTTTCGACGAGATCACCGAGATGCCTGCCAACCTGCAAGTCAAGCTGCTGCGCGTGCTGCAGGAGGGCAGCATCGAGAAAGTCGGTGCCAACGGCACGATCCCGGTGGATCTGCGGGTCGTGTCGGCGACCAATCGCGATCCGCGCCAGGCGGTCGAAAGCGGCGCGCTCAGGCAGGACCTGTATTTCCGGCTCAACGTCGTGCGCATCGACGTTCCCAGGTTGCGGGATCGCCGGGGCGACATCGCCTTGCTGGCCGGGCACTTCCTGCAAAAGCATGCGTTGGAGCTTGGGCGCGCCGTGCCTCGTCTCGAACCGCAGGCGCTGCAGTGCCTCGAAGCTTACGAATGGCCCGGCAACGTGCGCGAACTCGAGAACATCATGGAACGCGCCGTCGTTCTGTGTCGCGGCGAACAGATCACGTGCGACCACCTGCCGGCCGAGCTGGTCAAGCCCTCAGCCGCGCCGCTGGCCGCATCGAGCACGGATGAATCGCCCGGCGATGGCTCGCTCGCACTCGACCTGAAGGCACAAGTCGAAAAGCTCGAGTGCAAACTCATCGAAGAGGCGCTCCAACGCAGTGCCAGCAACAAGGCGGCAGCGGCCCGTCTGCTGGGTATCAGCGAACGGACGCTTTGGTACAAACTCAAGGCCTACAGGGTAGGGGGCTAG
- a CDS encoding lipid-A-disaccharide synthase N-terminal domain-containing protein, producing the protein MNTGIVWMAVGLGSQLVFSARFLVQWVYSEWRRESSIPMSFWYASIVGSVGLLAYAIERRDPVFIVGQASGLFVYGRNIQLRWREARADVAGVAR; encoded by the coding sequence ATGAATACGGGCATCGTGTGGATGGCCGTCGGCCTGGGCAGCCAGCTGGTTTTCTCCGCGCGCTTTCTCGTGCAATGGGTCTACAGCGAATGGCGGCGCGAAAGCAGTATCCCGATGTCGTTCTGGTACGCGAGCATCGTCGGCAGTGTGGGCCTGCTTGCCTATGCCATCGAACGGCGCGACCCGGTGTTCATCGTCGGACAGGCCTCGGGCCTGTTCGTGTATGGCCGCAACATCCAGTTGCGCTGGCGCGAGGCGCGCGCGGACGTTGCCGGAGTGGCGCGATGA
- a CDS encoding lipid-A-disaccharide synthase N-terminal domain-containing protein, translating to MIRVDATSVWLAVGLLGQALFGARFFVQWLHSERLGKSRFPRLFWQISVAAGVLILAYAIHRRDPVFISGEAMTLVIFCRNLQLVSRKPSADAAAVDPAIRGEAP from the coding sequence ATGATCCGCGTCGACGCGACATCCGTCTGGCTCGCCGTCGGCCTGCTCGGGCAGGCGCTGTTCGGCGCGCGTTTCTTCGTGCAATGGCTGCACAGCGAGCGGCTCGGCAAGAGCCGCTTCCCACGGCTGTTCTGGCAGATCAGCGTCGCCGCCGGCGTGCTCATCCTGGCCTACGCCATCCACCGGCGCGATCCGGTGTTCATTTCCGGGGAGGCGATGACATTGGTGATTTTCTGCCGCAACCTGCAACTGGTCAGCCGCAAGCCGTCGGCCGATGCCGCGGCAGTCGATCCGGCGATCCGCGGAGAGGCGCCATGA